The DNA segment CTGACACTGAGCTCAGCCCAGGTTCCAGCCGCTCCCCAGTTTTCTCCTTCCTGGACCTCACCTACTGGAAGAGGTAAAACACACGGTGAAGCAGTGGTACATCTTTGTTGTACAGACTCATTTAggatttaaaacaacacaccagcattttttttacattttatgttacacacacataaagaaaaTCAAGAAGCAATTTTTGTCAAGGAGCCATTTTTGTGCATTTACTACATATTCACATTGTGAAAAGGAAAATTTCTTAAAGCCTCTACACATCAGTAGTCCACCCACATGTCATGCAtagttcaaattaaatgtttcaagGTATCTCTGCATCCCATAGCTCTATAGACATGACTTGTAGCTTTAGGAATGAAGAgggaatattaaaatataaaatttttTTGCATTGACTGAATGGAGTCTATACAGCACACGCAGGGTGTGCATCGCCCCACCAATATTTCTCATGTTTATAGTTTGGTGACATCTTCCACCTGACCAGCGAGTCAAAAGCTTAAAACTGTAGATGTTGTCTGTCACATCAGTTCAATAGTTATTTAATAATGTCAAGCATCATTAAATGGCAATTTTACTCTTTGGATATTTGCAGAGTCACACTGTTAATGCATGTTAATGAAGGACTGTAGATGGAAGGTTTCTCCTGCTTCATTCACTCATTAGTCTATTGTGTTCTGTGTAGGCAAAAAGTTTGCTGTGGAATCATCTACAAGGGTCGCTTTGGAGAGGTGCTCATCGACCCACATTTGTTCAAGCCGTGCTGCCGCAAGAAacagcgacagcagcagcaacaggaggaggaggaggaggaagaagacgaggaggaggacgaggaagaggaggaagaggtggaggtagaggaagGCCAGGGGGGAGCGGATGTCGAAGGGGGAAAATCCCAGGcggaagaggaagtgaaggaaaTTCCAACTTGTGAGGAAAACGCAGAGCCGGCTCAGCTATGCGTTACCATGACAACACCTCCAACCAGGGGCGTAGTGGTGGCGGCAGAGGCAGGGTGGTAAATTCAAACCCCCCGTCCCTCCCTTTGCACAAATCTCTGAAGAAATCTCGgggttctgttttttttctctcgagCACTCACAGAAAGAAGTTGCCTCAGATCGCCTTCAGTCACAAAGCAGCTGAAAATCCTTTGGTCTTCTCCACAATGGTGTTGGAGAtttgtttattatgtttaaactgtaacttatgaactgttgtgtttccactttgtctctcttttttcgtttgtatttaatattcttACCATTCTGATGCGGATCATCATCCGCTGTGTTTTTGATCTACTTTCGATTGAAATGCTGGAGCTCTTGTTCGCTGGTACATCTAAAGATTTTATTCCAAAACGCAATAGATCCACCGGCTCACAGAAAAGGGTGCTACTTGAAATTCATCACTCAACATTTCGAACATGCAACTGAAATCATTCTCATTGTGGATATTTTATAAGCTTGTTTAGATTTTCTCTATACTCCGAGTAGATGGCTCTTTCCTTTTGATGGTGGATATCTCGTTTTGGAATGAATGACACTTTACACTGATGGAGCACAGACCTGTACAGTAGCCCTTGTGTTTGTCTCTATTCACATTCACTCCTATCAAagcatttgtgtttgtaaacTGGATTAGCGTCTCTGTGTGCAAATACATTTGTGGTCCCATTGAAACGAGGCCTATTCACAGCTTCAACAGCAAATACACCAGCCTTAATTATGTGTTACAGACAGTGCTAGTGTTAATTTTGGATTGGTATTAAGGAACAAAAAGGGACAGTAGCTATATTTATCGTGGCCTGAGCAACACATAGTGCATTTTGCATGAATGGCAAGCCACTCATCCAAAAGACCTAACGATCTGATGCATGAGTCTACGAAAATTGCATGGCCTTATATAAACTGTAAatcttacttttatttttttggatCCATTTCTCTGGATTTTTAACTTATTTTTGTatgtaaaaaaaggaaaaatagaaATCTCTTtgcataataacaataataccaCACAATAcgacagcaaaacaaacaatcgGTCTATAGTCATTCAGCAATATCAgcatcagtgtttttcctcattcCTGGGTCAGTATACGGTAAAAAACTTTATACAAGCTGAAATTCTATGCCATTGCCTCTTATATACCACACATGTGTTGTGATATATAGCCtaatattactttatttatcaaatgaaagcCAAAGCACATTGAAATTCACCCAATGTCAAATCAATGCAGGTTTTCTATGGACACTTGTGCTTGTCCGAGGTcatttatatgtatgtttatggTATTCTAAAAACCAACACTAATATGAAATTTCATACCTGTGATGTTGTAGTTGGGAGCAGAGGGTGTGTTCTGTACATAAGGGGTTGGGCGAGCCACGTGGCTCATATATGGgattagttatttatttatttcatatttatttgtatcaCTGCGTCCCTGCTTAGAAGTGTAATACTATGAATTCTTCTCTTCTTTAGCTTTTGCGTAGCATGGTTTTTGTACATCAGAAATCGAATGTAATTCTCACGCAGGCTCTGTTTAACGTTGCGTTGAATTACCGGTTGTCAATATTTGTGAAATGATgttaagtatttatttactcaTCGGTTGAGTTGCGTGCAACCTAACTTATTCTGTATCATCATTTTGGATCTGTATCCTATAGACTGAGAGAAATGATAGATTGCAGCCGAACTGTACTTCTCCCCTGTTTAGCCTTTAGCTTAAAAATGTTCAAGAACAGTAGGATATCTAACTGTAGACTTGCATGTACTGTTGCTATGCATTTACTTAGCTTACCAGTTAGATAAagcagttttgtattttttataaatcatgTACTTTTTTTACATGTCCCTTAATAAAACCAATTTTGTGAGTTTTCTGGAAACATGAAATTACTGAGGTTATTGCTATGAGGTGGGTGGATAAACATGAGATCCAATCATCCATAAATTCATGATTGGAATGATTTACTTCTTTTGAGAACATCTACTTTCAGTATGTGAGTATTAATGTCTGATATAAGGTTATGTAACAAAGTTAAAGTAAATTTACAACATTTCAGAGAAGATATTCCATATAAAAGTTTTTGTGAGGATTATGTTCATATGTACCTTGCACAGTACTCACTTTATTTTAGGGTAATTATTCCCCATAATCCCTTTGCTTTAAATTTAAACAGAAATACGGCTTGAACTTTCAAGGTAGTGTTatctttcattttcatgaaaGTGAATGTGTTCATAAAAAAGTGCTGGAGGTTTGGTTTGATCTGTACAACCTCTTAGGTTTCAGTCTTGGATTcaaaatttaaacatttaacatttgaaaaagacTTGAAGGATCAAGTGCAAAACTGTCACCcatgttttaaacaaatgataaaaaccCATCAATCAATATGGAAATTCACAGCAAGTCCATGAGCTCATAATGTATGAAGCATTATATCTGATAATATAATGATAAGCATCATTATAGTCTATTATCCATGTAGTCCAGTCAAAATACATACAATGAATATTACTGTACTATTCTAAAACTTTATGGGCTGATGAAATaagaacaaatgttttttcgGCGGGGTGCTTTAACACTGGGATGCTTTAACACTGTTTTTTGGATGTTACCTATTCATGAATGTAGCacatttcaaatattatttgtgATTAGATTTACGTAGTTCTCTCTAAATATGTATATTTGGACAATTATACAtagtttatattattttgacCTATATTCAGGtcctaaattaaaaaaatattatctaCATTTGAACTATACGTCTAGTTGTCTATAATGAATAGATATTctggaataaagaaaataaaaatgtatattactTTGTATAATATTTAATGCAATTTGAAATTctaatgttttatatgtttaacAAGAACACCGTTTTTATCTTTCGGTGGGAAGTGACCACCGTATCGTTGTTGTTGTCGATAACAACGaattaaatattgttaaaatgcGCATTTGTAATTTGCGcagttttaaataaagaaaagaaaaggaaagaaaaaaagaaaaaagccccGGAAACGTTCGTCCTGTGACCGGAAGTGCAGAAACGAGGAtgtgctttgttgttgtttctcgtCAGCTGTCAGCTGTTTTCTGCAGATGTAGATTTATAAtaatcacagagagaggaaacggTCGCTAACCAGAGGAAGAAGGTAACATGACTGTTGCTCTGCTTGTTATTTTAGCTCGGAAGCTAACGGGGATTATATCCGTGTTATCTATCACTCGTCCCGGCTTTTAATGAAGTGACTCATCGATTCAAGCTGCTGTAATGAAAATGTCCGAGTCCCTGGAGAAGATGTGAAGTTTAATAACGTGTCTGTTTAAAACTACAGTTACTTTTAATGCAGACATCAGCACTGACATCAGCACTGACTTCAGCTTCTAATGACGCTGCACACGTGGTTTCATTCAGTCCTCTCATGGTGTTAATACCACTCTCACATGTCTGACTTCAGGGTTGTATTCCCAGGTTTTTCCTCTGGATCGTCATCATGGAGGAGCCCACAGCCTCCGGTGTGTTCTGCGGCAGGATGCTGAGCATGGTCAACTCCGAGGACGTCAACGCCATCATCCAggctcagagacacatgtgagtgTTGGTGTCATCTGATGAGCGTCACGTGTCACTCCTGCTTCCTCTTATCAATGCATATAACATGTGCTGGTTAGACctcgttcagacctggtattaacatccgtcctgagggATCCAGTCACAAGGGGTCAGCTCTATGTACAGATCTGAATGCACCCAATCGCATCTTCAGAGCTTCTTTAGGTCTGATCACCGCTATGTGAACACAAATCCTTACTAACTTACTCACtagtactgacacacacacacacacacacacacacacacacacacacacacacacacacacacacacagccatcagAAACCTTTGTAAACTCAGACTTGGTCAAAAAGAACACGATTGGCTCTTTGCCAgatgattattttctttgtgataATTTGTGATTGGATCGCTCCGGATGGACGGTatcaccaggtctgaacagggcctcaCACTGTATATGACAGTGATGCTGCCGTGTCCCTTCCTCATTGCAAACTGGCCCCTGAAGattcttgttgttttgctgaTTAATTGCGGAAACAGGCTCGACCGCTTTGAGAAAACCAACGAAATGCTGATCAACTTCAACGGGCTGTCAAATGTGCGACTGCAGCAGATGAACGAGCGCTTCCTGCTCCACACACGAACACTTGTGGAGATGAAGAAAGATCTGGACAGCGTCTTCAGACGGATCAGGTAAACGCTACCCCACcaggggaaacacacacagacacacacacacacacacacacacacacacacacacacacacacacacacacacacacacacacacacacacacacacacacacacacaaatacgaTCTCTGATTATTCGTCTCCTTTGCTTCCCCAGGACACTTAAAGGGAAGATCGCTAAACAGTACCCAGAAGCTTTCAGCAGTGagttaacattttcatttttcataccAACGATCCACTCCTCCAATTCAGTTCAACCaaatttcatgtctgaaatatCTAGATATCCACGAGTCACCGATTCCGGAGGACGACGATGACGACTTTGACCCAGTTCCCCCCAGTGTCCCCACAACGATCACAACGGCCACCTCGGAGCAGAGCACAGAGTCGTGTGACACGAGTCCAGATGTGATCTCACCCACTGTGAGCAGATGCTCCGAAGATCTCTCTCAAGAGCCGCCTGACACGCCCACCTCCGACGTCCCAGAGATGGCCGTCTTACAGGACGAAGGACCTGACTCTGTACCTGCGGAATAGAACGAACACTTTGAATGGATTTCAGTCACTTGAAGTTGAGCTTCAAGCGATTTTAGCAGGAGGTcgtgttgtatttatgttggTCTTCATGATAATTGCTCATTTTTCCGGTCAAACTTGATGTATTTGTTGGAAAGAGCTTCACAGCCTTGATGGTCGAGGTGGCTGTGAACTGTCTCTGAGGATGCTTGccatgcttgtttgttttttgcctACACAGCACTGAAATAATGCACATAATACTTGAAGTTGTACAGTTTGTCACTATGGATACATATGTCTTATTGACACCAGAGTAAAAGCCCTCACTCCTTATTTGTTCGAAAGCATTTCTGTTTGAAGAGATGCACTTTAAGTAACTTGAAAGTGAATGTTTTCTCTGCATAATACTTAGTGTGCAAGTAGTTAATACTGTTGTTGTGGTGATAATATTGTCACAGCATTATTATTCTATGGACCTCTGTTACATCCAATGATCTCAGCAGAGTTTTATCTCCTGTTTCTTGCCCAAAAAaattctgtttcctcttccatcTCAGGGAGGTCGGATACTAGGTTCACTGGTACAGTTATCTGTGTTTCTGATACAGAAAACTTTTTAAGGACACTATAGATTTGCTCTTTGAGATGGAAACCACTTTGTGTGAGTGAATGATCCGACCACTCTGCTTCAATGGCACTGATTAAAGATGCAGTTATGGTTTTAAGAGGAAAATCCTAAATCCAAATCCAAAATAGGCttaatttgttatttctgtCATATTTTCTGTTCACACTCTGATTTCAACcggaatgtgtttgtgtttttgtgtgatatACTTAATCAGTGGAATATCTATCTAGCCAGATGAAAGTGAGAATAATTACTGGTGCttgacaaatgtgttttacacaGGTGAATAATATCTTCGATAAACTGTCCTTCAGTTTAAAAAGGTGTGATGTAACAACTGTTATTACAAACTGAACCTGTTAATGTtccaacagaaaataaaacaaggatGCAAAGTGatagaaattacatttaaaatgaccaGAAACGTTGAGGTTCGCTCCTGATGAAATGATGAGTGTGCATTTATGTTCCTCATTAGAAAGAAATGACTGGACGTGCCTTGTGAGAATAACcctaagaaaaagaaaataattagaACTAGGGCTatgttgtagcactaacgggcccgagcacaggcattttgaagcctgttgcagttagtggagagagcgatcaatagggcctcccaccgttcggtgctcgggccctaattagttgcttttaattgataagtggttttatatcattatagacagtaagatagatgaaatgttgctgccaattcagatgtaaagtaaaccctctataattacgataattgctcctatatatatgttgatatgtatgtatatatgtgcgtttttcaaagttatagatcgtgtgtgtgtgtttttgtgttatagattctgtcagtacatttccatagatatgttccctgcactaatagtttgttttaatggtgtagttcatttgtgcatcgctccagagaacgaagttgccctgtgaacttcaggaagccataatgaaatgggagaagttaaagcctccagagccagatgatcccatgtgctgctgcgagtgtgatatctaccagtacggatgctgctgtgactgtgaagatctggatgaggcctttaacaggttagaagaagtaggacctttaatgagacacaaaagggtcacaaggtgatttacagacatcaaatacaatttagatgcaattctcaatatcatattttagccataattgttccaaaagcaaaaaaaagtacttgttagaataaaaccatgtaaataaccatgcatggtgattatgacagatgagtgacagcatcagttgcagcaggtcagtttacagcaccacaggaaacattgcacatgggagaaatccttcgaaatacaatagggcctcccaccggaggtgctcgggccctaataatacATAATTGATCTCCACACTTGTCTGGGTGCTGAGGTAAAATACAGACGCTTAAATAGCACAGATGTGACATaaatagaaacatttatttgactcAGAACTCTGTAATAAGGAGAAAATAACTGGTTGGTTAGATAAActcaaatgtttatttctttatagcATAATCCTGCCGAGTTACCAAGTTAAACTACAAAAGGAAACTTCCTCCAGAGAACTCTGGAACCTGGAATCTAAAACAAACCATCAAAATTCCGAAATTGCAtgaaatcattgttattatgcTCCACAAAGATTTTCTCCTGGTTTCAAAAATCACGTTAAAAGCCATGAATTGGTGTTGGCAGTTCGTCTACAACCACCAGAGGGCGCTAAGTCCGGATGGGAGCAGTTTTTCCAGACAACGAGGTCAAACGTCACAGTGACCTCCACGTCACATGACCGGATACTCCAGGTTCGGTGTTTTCTCCTGAtctcatagactgtaaatataaagtcaaCATGGATAATTAACCCTTTAACAAACAATACAACCATGTTTCATTTAACCTCCGCCATGTTCTAGCCTGCTAAGCTAGCTGGTGCTAACGGTTAGCTCGGTTGTTGTCATGGTCAAACGTTCAAACTGAACTTTATTGATCTCAGCTCGTCCCGAACAACCAGAGTCTCAGAGGATCGTTGAGCTCAAGCTGCGACATGAGGAGACTCACGAAGAAGAAAACTCTGACTCTGGTCAAAGAGCTGGACGCGTTCCCCAAAGTCCCGGAGAGCTACGTGGAGTCCACAGCCAGCGGCGggacaggtacagacacactACAGATACATCACAGAGACACATTACAGATACACCACAGAGACACCACAACAGAcaccacagcagagacacaaaacagacgCAACACTGACCCACCACAACAGACACACTACTGACACACTACAGATACACTACACAACCCAGACACACTACAGACATACAACAGACaatcaacacagacacacaacacagacactaCACTGACCCACCACAACAGACACACTACTGACACACTACAGACACACTACACAACCCAGACACACTGCAGACATACTACAGACACAAAGCAGATACAccccaacagacacacaacagatacACCACAACAGACCACGGACACACAACAGGCACActacacagacacaacagacacacaactcaagacacatgacaaacacacGACAGACAACATAacaacccacagacacacaacagattcACCACAACAGATGGCAGATACACAGCAGATGACAGACACCACAATAGACaaccagaaaataaaacacaacagaccacagacacacaacagaccaCAGACACAGCTGTAGTGTCCATGGACTGAGTGTAAtgtcccctgtgtgtgtgtgtgtgtgtgtgtgtgtgtgtgtgtgtgtgtgtgtgtgtgtgtgtgtgtgtgtgtgtgtgtgtgtgtgtgtgtgtcccctccGCAGTGTCTCTGATCGCCTTCACCCTCATGGCTGTTCTCGCCATCCTGGAGTTCTTTGTGTACACGAGGACGTGGATGAGATACGAGTACGAGGTGGACAAAGACTacagcaggtgagacacacacacgttgttattattgttattattattattattattgttgttgttttattttattatgaaattaatataaaattatttgaaTGGGTTGGGTGTTTAGTGCAGTACAGTTCACCAGCAGTACAGACAACATCCTTCAAAATAATCCTTGCAGGACTGTTCATCTGTGTTAGTTTTAACTTGGTGTTTAtgataaatggtaaatggacacTTTTGCATCTGCtcttcatttacagtaaacTCAGGATCAATGTAGACATCACAGTTGCTATGAGATGTCAATGTAAGTACAAACATCTTCGGTTTCATTGTCACTTAGTTTAGAAGAGAAAGTatgatgatgtgtttttaatgcttGTGTTTAGATATTGGTGCAGATGTCCTGGATCTGGCAGAAACCATGGTCGCATCTGATGGTTTAAAATATGAACCAGTGAGTTCGAGCTCCTACATTTACATCACTCAACAATAAAGACGAGGAGAAAAAGTGTTAAACTCCATTACGACTCTATTTAATAATTTGTATTCAATTCTTAAAGCTTCTTTATACTTGTCTCAcaatttctttttcctttctagGTAAACTTTGAACTCTCTCCACATCAGAGATTGTGGCACATGTAAGAATCAAACTTGTTGTACCTATAATATCCTGGACCAAGTAATCAATACTATTGTATTGATTACTTGCTTATAGTTTTGTCtataaaacatagaaaaattCTACAAGTTGTTTTTTGAGAAGCTGGAGCCACAGAGTGTTTTGCATCTTATTTAGAAAATTACTGTAATGTTCAATTAATCTgttaattattgatttattgttaaTTCATTGTTACAGCT comes from the Hippoglossus hippoglossus isolate fHipHip1 chromosome 6, fHipHip1.pri, whole genome shotgun sequence genome and includes:
- the kxd1 gene encoding kxDL motif-containing protein 1, which gives rise to MEEPTASGVFCGRMLSMVNSEDVNAIIQAQRHMLDRFEKTNEMLINFNGLSNVRLQQMNERFLLHTRTLVEMKKDLDSVFRRIRTLKGKIAKQYPEAFSNIHESPIPEDDDDDFDPVPPSVPTTITTATSEQSTESCDTSPDVISPTVSRCSEDLSQEPPDTPTSDVPEMAVLQDEGPDSVPAE